The genomic stretch TCCCCATGCCTAGTACCCGGAGGGTATCGACAATGTCGCCAAAAGTTTTGAAAAGGTTATAGAGATCGACAGCATGACCTCGCTCGGTGTTTTCCAGGGTTTTGCTAGAGTTCGAATATAGCCTTCTCATTTGTTCCATTCTCATAATTCCAGAGTCATGATGGTGCTCGGTAAGGCCTTccctatttttggtctcattgAAGACAGAAAATTAGAGGTGTCACCGGACCTTGGTCTACCTAACCCTCCTTCGAAGCCTTCATCCACGAGAGATTGGGTTATCCAGTCTTTTTCAGCTCATAGCCGTCCATAACAACATCGCCCTGAGGGTGTTCGACTTAATGGCTCTAGCAGTTCCTTTCCCACCAACCCAATAGACCCTCTTAACTCTCAGACCCTCCCACCCCCAATCCACCTCTTGGTAGAGCAACCCACCTTACTACTTAAATATCCTAGGCAAGGACCCCCCTCAACCTCCCCTCCTCCCACTCCTTCCTCCCCCTGTCCCTCCAATTCAGAGCAACCCATCCTGTTGCTGGATTATCCTCGGCAACGTTCTCCCGCTGCCCTACCTCATCATTCTTTGGATCCAGTCCCGTTTTCCTCCCCAAAGGCCAACCCGGATCCCATCCTAGCTCCCATCACCCGTAAACAAACTCCAGATGCCCTGCAGATCATCCCAAATCCCCTCGACTTGGACCCTATCTCAGGAGCTGCTACCTCTCAATCTGAATTGGTTCCAGCTCTCGATCTCACAGCAGCTGCCCCTTGCTCTCCTCCCCAGAACACCCAGGGAGTATCGAGTACCTTTCCCACATCCCCCAGCTGTTTTCTGAGATGAAATAAAGCAAGGTCAGTGGGAGGTTCGCCCTTCATCAACAGAAATTGTCCAACAGGAAGGTTACTAGCTGTCATTTTCAGGACTACAGACCAGTTAGAGTGCCAGGCAGTACAGAAAACGGTGACCGAGAATTGGCCATGGAAGGCAATCTATATGATATTTTAGTTGATCTAAGTTCTTCATTCTAGAGAGGCAGCAGCCCTCCTTCAGTACCAACACAGATACTCCTGCAACTCAGTTGCTTCAAGATCTGACAGCTCCAAAATCTCCTTCATCAAAAGTAAACAGGATTCGCAGAACTCAGGCGAGTAGAATAAAAGCGGGCACCAACCTTCGGTCGAATGGTACAGCAGATTACGCAAGTTGAAGCGTCGGGCAGTGAACTCAGGTTGTGTTACGGATGGATAACGCAATTGTTTGGAATGTGCGTGGTGTCAGAAATGCGCCTACGATCACATTTCTCAAAAAGCTGGTAAAAAAATTTAACCCCTGTTTATTGGCAATTCTGGAACCGATGCAACCTGAGGGTAAAAGGGTTGAGGTGGGGCTCAAATTGGGTTTTCACTGCTCGCTATCGAATGGGGATGTGAACGGAAAAATCTGGACGTTCTTCAGGAACCAGTTAAATGTCTCTCTAGTTTCATCCTCCAATCAGATGCTGACCATTTCCATTTCACCACCATCCATTACAGATCTGATCTTACTCTCAGTGGTGTATGCGTGCTGCTGCAAAATCCAAAGGCAAACGCTTTGGAGTAAAATTGAAACCATGAGCAGAATGGTGCAAGGAGTTTGGGCCATTACTGGAGATTTCAATGCGATGGCATCTTCAGATGAGCGTTGAGGTACTCGTGCCCCTAACAGAACGAGTGTGGCTGATTTCACCGACATGATTTAGGAATCCGGGCTCTTGGATGCAGGGTTCGAGGGTAATCGCTATACATGGTGTAACAACCGAGAAGGCAATGCCCGGGTGTGGGCAAGGCTGGATAGAGTGCTGCTCAACTTCAGCTGGGTGGCTCATCATCCTCATTTTAAAGTCGAGCATCTTACTAGAAACAAATCAGATCATGCTCTGCTGCGTCTCATCTTCCCCTCGCAGGTGCCCCCAACGGTCAGGCCATTCAAATTTCTCAGAATGTGGACCCTACATGACTCTTTCCATCATACCATTAGGAAGGTGTGGGATGGAGACTGTTCCTTCCATCCTATGCTGAATATTTAgctcaaattgaaaaaaaatcaaatagttGTTGAAAGTTTGGAATAAGGAAATCTTCGGCAATATCTTCCATCAGATCCAGCGCACCAAGGAAGAGCTGGAAGGTATTGACATTCGCATGCAATCCTCGCCCACGGATGAGCTTTTCCGTCAGTCCCTTGAAACGAAACAAAAGCTTACAACTGGAACTTATGGAGGAGATTTTCTGGAAATAGAAATCCAGAAACTCTTGGCTCGAAGAGGGAGATCGCAATATCAAGTTCTTCTACACATCAGAACGAGTAAGGAGGGCAACCATCACTTCCAACAAGAATGCGGCAGGGGATACGGTCTCAACCCAACACGAGATAAAGGCGGAAGCGGCCAGATTCTTCGAAGTTCTTTTTCGAGCTGAGGCAACCACTTCTACTTCCGAGTTTGTTCAAGTCATCCCTCAGGTATTATTCTAGTGGGACAACAACGCTTTGCTAGCCCCTCCTTCGATGGACGAGGTAAGAGCAACTACTTTCTCTATTCCAAAAGATGGGGCCACCGGCCCGGATGGGTTCTCTGCAGCCTTCTATATTAGTTGCTGGGATATTGTGGGCGGTGATATCCTTAAAGCTGCGGTCGACCTTATGGCAGGGTCACCCCTCCCTAGAGCCTTTTCTTCAAACCTCATCTGCCTCATTCCAAAGTCCCTGTCAGCCTCCAGTTTTGGCGATTTCCGGCCTATCAGTTTGTGTAATATCATTTATAAAATCTTTGCCAAACTTTTAGCTAACATGTTAAGCTCTTTATTACCTAAGATGATCTCGCAGGAGCAAGGTGCCTTCGTCCAGGGAAGATCCATAGCTGAAAAAATCGCACTTGCCCAGAAGGTGCTTAGAGACAATGATAGAAAAGTCAGAGGGAGCAACCTCATCCTCAAACTTGACCTCGAGAAAGCGTACGACAAGTTGAGCTAGGACTTCCTGAAGAAAGTTCTCTTCAAATTTGGTTTCAGCCAGAGTTGGGTTTAGTTAATGGAAGTTTGTTGGGGAAACAACTGGTT from Magnolia sinica isolate HGM2019 chromosome 17, MsV1, whole genome shotgun sequence encodes the following:
- the LOC131231792 gene encoding uncharacterized protein LOC131231792 gives rise to the protein MEDRDPPWNRVPSRKNRRPFAPFSIFAANLSFDTSSNDLRRIFGRYGKLTNVYIPWNRHLNRSRGFAFIHFVYEQEAFNAIKCLHDRRIDGRVVHIEWAKNQSKVPFSSPKANPDPILAPITRKQTPDALQIIPNPLDLDPISGAATSQSELVPALDLTAAAPCSPPQNTQGVSKRQQPSFSTNTDTPATQLLQDLTAPKSPSSKVNRIRRTQASRIKAGTNLRSNGTADYAS